A window from Pseudooceanicola algae encodes these proteins:
- a CDS encoding ABC transporter permease, producing MSQLLDILSSVGMWEAVLRIATPLIFGTLGVLLCERVGVLNLGIEGIMTFGAMVGWVTVYSGGDLWTGMLAAAVGGAAFGLLHALLTVPLGLSQHVTGLGITLFASSFAYYTFRLAVPVATSPPTVDPFRPWPVPVLSDIPFVGPVLFNQTPPTYLALALVALLAWGLYRTPLGLALRMTGENPHAVEAQGIDPVWLRICTIMAGSALMGLGGAFLTLAAFNSFFPTMVQGRGWICVALVVFASWKPGRALLGALLFAFFDAFQLRLQTVVEGVPYQLFLMLPYLLSILALILMARRARVPQALMQPYRRGER from the coding sequence ATGAGCCAGCTTCTTGATATCCTGTCCTCTGTCGGCATGTGGGAAGCCGTCCTGCGCATCGCCACGCCGCTGATCTTCGGCACACTCGGCGTGCTGCTGTGCGAAAGGGTCGGTGTGCTGAACCTTGGTATCGAAGGCATCATGACCTTCGGCGCCATGGTCGGCTGGGTCACGGTCTATTCCGGCGGAGACCTCTGGACCGGCATGCTGGCCGCCGCTGTCGGTGGCGCGGCCTTCGGGTTGCTGCATGCACTGCTGACCGTGCCGCTGGGACTAAGCCAGCATGTCACCGGCCTTGGCATCACGCTGTTTGCCTCCAGCTTCGCCTATTACACCTTCCGCCTTGCGGTGCCCGTCGCCACGTCCCCCCCCACGGTCGACCCGTTCCGGCCCTGGCCGGTGCCGGTCCTGTCCGACATCCCCTTTGTCGGGCCGGTGCTGTTCAACCAGACGCCGCCGACCTACCTGGCGCTGGCGCTGGTCGCGCTGCTGGCCTGGGGGCTTTATCGCACCCCGCTGGGGCTGGCCCTGCGGATGACCGGGGAAAATCCCCATGCGGTCGAGGCCCAGGGGATTGACCCGGTCTGGCTGCGGATCTGCACGATCATGGCCGGATCGGCACTGATGGGTCTGGGCGGGGCGTTTCTGACGCTGGCGGCCTTCAACAGCTTCTTCCCGACCATGGTGCAGGGGCGTGGCTGGATCTGCGTGGCGCTGGTGGTCTTTGCCAGCTGGAAGCCGGGTCGGGCCCTGCTTGGCGCGCTGCTGTTCGCCTTCTTCGATGCCTTCCAGCTGCGCCTGCAGACGGTGGTCGAAGGGGTGCCCTATCAGTTGTTCCTGATGCTGCCCTATCTGCTGTCGATCCTGGCGCTGATCCTGATGGCACGGCGCGCCCGCGTGCCTCAGGCCCTGATGCAACCCTACCGGCGGGGGGAACGCTAG
- a CDS encoding ABC transporter permease yields the protein MRFERREHPPTALVLLAPVGAILAALLLSGGLIALAGANMFEAYGLILKGAFGSRLGVSETLTRTVPLILTGLAAAVAFRARLWNIGAEGQFYVGALAVAAFGTVPGIAGLPPVLAVLMCLLAGALAGMVLLLGPLGLRLKFGVDEVVTSLLLNFVALLFVSMMIEGAMKDPLAFGWPQSIPAPDSALLPKLMARTRLHAGLLIAVVMAVAVWWIQARTVFGMRSRAAGLNPRAAGFAGVPLGRTLITVACLSGGLAGLAGAVEVLGVKGYVTTDLSPGYGYSGIIIAMLANLNPLGVIAAALFSAVMFVGADSMSRALSIPSYIADVTVALSLLTMLVAIFLTQYRIRR from the coding sequence ATGCGCTTTGAAAGACGAGAGCACCCGCCGACCGCGCTGGTCCTGCTGGCGCCGGTGGGCGCCATACTGGCCGCGCTGCTGCTGTCGGGCGGGCTGATCGCCCTTGCCGGGGCCAATATGTTCGAAGCCTACGGGCTGATCCTGAAGGGGGCCTTCGGGTCGCGCCTTGGCGTGTCGGAGACCCTGACCCGGACCGTGCCGCTGATCCTGACCGGGCTGGCGGCGGCGGTGGCCTTTCGCGCGCGGCTCTGGAATATCGGGGCCGAGGGGCAGTTCTATGTCGGCGCGCTGGCGGTCGCGGCCTTCGGGACCGTGCCGGGGATCGCGGGTCTGCCGCCGGTCCTGGCCGTCCTGATGTGCCTGCTGGCCGGAGCCCTCGCGGGGATGGTCCTGTTGCTGGGGCCCCTTGGTCTGCGGCTGAAATTCGGCGTGGACGAGGTCGTGACCTCGCTTCTGCTGAACTTCGTCGCGCTGCTGTTCGTGTCGATGATGATCGAAGGCGCGATGAAGGACCCGCTGGCCTTTGGTTGGCCACAGTCCATTCCGGCGCCCGATTCCGCGCTGCTGCCCAAGCTGATGGCGCGGACCCGCCTTCATGCCGGCCTGCTGATCGCCGTGGTCATGGCCGTGGCGGTCTGGTGGATACAGGCCCGCACGGTCTTTGGCATGCGGTCGCGGGCGGCGGGGCTCAACCCGCGCGCTGCCGGGTTCGCCGGTGTCCCACTGGGCCGCACGCTGATCACCGTCGCCTGCCTTTCGGGCGGGCTGGCCGGTCTGGCCGGCGCGGTCGAGGTGCTGGGGGTCAAGGGCTATGTCACCACGGATCTCTCGCCCGGCTATGGTTATTCCGGGATCATCATCGCGATGCTGGCCAATCTTAACCCGCTGGGCGTCATCGCCGCGGCCCTGTTCAGCGCCGTGATGTTCGTCGGCGCGGATTCGATGAGCCGTGCCCTGTCGATCCCGTCCTATATCGCCGACGTCACCGTTGCCCTGTCGCTGCTGACCATGCTGGTGGCGATCTTCCTGACCCAGTACCGGATCCGCAGATGA
- a CDS encoding ABC transporter ATP-binding protein, with the protein MKVLELDNITKRFGAVSANEDVSLHLDKGEIVALLGENGAGKTTLMSILFGHYTADTGEVRVEGAALPPGKPRAAIRAGVGMVHQHFALSPNLTVLENVMTGTESLWKLRSDRGAARTKLAGLATRFGLKVDPDARVSDLSVGECQRVEILKALYNDARILILDEPTAVLTAQEAESLFATLREMAAKGLSLIFISHKLHEVMAGADRVVVLRRGRVVAERRTEATSKEELAELMVGRAVKRPERAPATPGDVLLEGVNLALGGRGGASLQGVNFRLHARETLGIIGVSGNGQTTLAGLVSGLYPPDGGALLIRGESPAKHDVPHAMAAGVGRIPEDRNAEGAIGDMTIWENTVLERLWDTEFAGRGVVKRAAARAATEEILRDYDVRGAVVDGRIRLLSGGNMQKLILGRVLRARPEILVAAQPGRGLDEGAIAGVHERLLEARDAGAGVLLISEDLEEVMALSDRIQAIVGGRLSPAIPTERADARLLGLMMAGDWSAARELEAEYAL; encoded by the coding sequence ATGAAGGTTCTCGAGCTCGACAACATCACCAAGCGCTTCGGCGCTGTCAGCGCGAACGAAGATGTCTCGCTTCACCTCGACAAGGGCGAGATCGTCGCGCTTCTGGGGGAAAACGGCGCGGGCAAGACGACGCTGATGTCGATCCTTTTCGGCCACTACACCGCCGACACGGGCGAGGTCCGGGTCGAGGGCGCGGCCCTGCCGCCGGGCAAGCCGCGTGCCGCGATCCGCGCCGGCGTCGGCATGGTGCATCAGCATTTTGCCCTGTCCCCCAACCTGACGGTGCTGGAAAACGTCATGACCGGCACGGAATCCCTGTGGAAGCTGCGCTCTGACAGGGGCGCGGCGCGGACAAAGCTGGCTGGTCTGGCGACGCGGTTCGGGCTGAAGGTGGACCCGGACGCCCGCGTGTCGGACCTGTCGGTCGGGGAATGCCAGCGGGTCGAGATCCTGAAGGCGCTCTACAACGATGCCCGCATCCTGATCCTGGATGAACCCACCGCCGTCCTGACCGCACAGGAGGCCGAAAGCCTGTTTGCCACCTTGCGCGAAATGGCTGCCAAGGGCCTGTCGCTGATCTTCATCAGCCACAAGCTGCACGAGGTCATGGCCGGGGCAGACCGTGTCGTCGTGTTGCGCCGGGGCCGCGTGGTGGCCGAGCGGCGGACCGAGGCGACCTCGAAGGAAGAGCTTGCCGAGCTGATGGTGGGCCGTGCGGTCAAACGCCCTGAACGGGCGCCGGCAACCCCCGGCGACGTGCTGCTTGAGGGCGTGAACCTGGCGCTCGGCGGGCGTGGCGGGGCGTCTTTGCAGGGGGTGAACTTTCGCCTGCATGCACGTGAAACGCTGGGTATCATCGGGGTGTCGGGCAATGGGCAGACGACGCTGGCCGGTCTGGTCTCGGGGCTTTATCCGCCCGATGGCGGGGCGCTGCTGATCCGCGGGGAAAGCCCGGCGAAGCACGACGTCCCCCATGCGATGGCCGCCGGGGTGGGGCGCATCCCCGAGGATCGCAATGCCGAAGGCGCGATCGGAGACATGACGATCTGGGAAAACACGGTGCTGGAACGGCTCTGGGATACAGAGTTTGCCGGGCGTGGCGTGGTGAAACGTGCCGCCGCCCGCGCCGCGACCGAGGAAATCCTGCGCGATTACGATGTGCGGGGCGCTGTGGTCGATGGCCGCATCCGCCTGCTGTCCGGGGGCAATATGCAAAAGCTGATCCTCGGCCGCGTGTTGCGGGCCCGGCCCGAGATCCTTGTGGCGGCCCAGCCCGGTCGGGGTCTGGACGAAGGCGCCATCGCCGGAGTCCATGAACGCCTGCTCGAGGCCCGCGATGCCGGGGCCGGGGTACTGCTGATTTCCGAGGACCTCGAAGAGGTCATGGCCCTGTCCGACCGCATCCAGGCGATTGTCGGTGGCCGACTGTCCCCGGCCATTCCGACCGAGCGCGCCGATGCGCGCCTGCTGGGGTTGATGATGGCGGGTGACTGGTCCGCCGCCCGTGAACTAGAGGCCGAATATGCGCTTTGA